A genome region from Ralstonia solanacearum K60 includes the following:
- a CDS encoding restriction endonuclease, giving the protein MKIDRDSRYLQRQFHTKTMALDFKEIPNSNRGDDTFEQFCREFLVEVRKYQIFQGPSRGADGGIDIGVLREIEGAPQRWLVSCKHFSHSNESVGRSDEEDILDRVHEHGCTGFMGLYSTIPSSGLEQKLQRLRENRNLQFEIVDRRLIERELLQTGRGFEVVRRFFSKSMANLAPEVISVVPTYDVDDCERLADGTWSWKGQIYSPTLEGLLETANELAMLEIHHPMYLGAWKDAVRLFPQYFVIPQAGIDSVSDFSELPPDWSTINSLSRHRPPNERWFVFAVWSLRDASRVRSLLRKIGKDAEQIETDILSLSWLARSQRTERRDILTRLFAYNCEKNS; this is encoded by the coding sequence GTGAAGATCGACCGCGATAGCCGCTATTTACAACGTCAATTTCACACCAAAACAATGGCTCTAGATTTCAAAGAAATACCAAACTCAAATCGAGGTGACGACACTTTTGAGCAATTTTGCAGGGAATTCCTGGTTGAGGTGCGCAAGTATCAAATATTCCAAGGACCGAGTCGAGGAGCAGATGGCGGAATTGATATAGGTGTGCTGCGAGAAATAGAGGGGGCACCTCAAAGATGGTTAGTGAGCTGCAAGCATTTTTCCCACTCCAACGAATCGGTCGGCCGAAGCGATGAAGAAGATATTCTTGATCGAGTACACGAGCACGGCTGCACTGGCTTCATGGGACTTTACTCGACAATCCCATCTAGTGGCTTAGAGCAAAAGTTACAACGCCTTCGCGAAAATCGAAATCTACAGTTCGAAATTGTGGATCGCCGCCTTATAGAACGAGAATTGCTGCAGACGGGGCGTGGTTTCGAAGTAGTTCGTCGTTTCTTTTCAAAATCCATGGCCAATTTGGCACCGGAGGTAATTTCCGTAGTCCCGACCTATGATGTTGATGACTGCGAAAGATTGGCAGACGGTACCTGGTCCTGGAAAGGACAGATTTACAGTCCGACCCTAGAGGGCTTGCTGGAGACGGCAAATGAGCTTGCAATGCTGGAGATTCATCACCCGATGTACCTTGGCGCGTGGAAGGACGCGGTTAGACTATTTCCGCAGTATTTCGTCATACCGCAAGCAGGCATTGACTCTGTATCAGATTTTTCCGAACTCCCCCCAGATTGGTCCACCATCAACTCTCTAAGTAGACATAGACCGCCAAATGAGCGATGGTTCGTTTTCGCGGTATGGAGTCTACGCGATGCATCTCGGGTAAGGAGTCTTTTGCGGAAGATTGGGAAAGATGCCGAGCAAATTGAAACAGATATTTTAAGCTTGAGCTGGCTGGCTCGATCTCAACGAACTGAGCGTCGTGATATCCTGACAAGGTTGTTTGCCTATAATTGCGAGAAGAATAGTTGA
- a CDS encoding helix-turn-helix domain-containing protein, whose amino-acid sequence MTKHLVTSAEKQPVSTQASSIKSSCGGSNGSTGATAFGAVLTRLRRQRSMTQQQLAVEADLDRTYISYLENGHRSPSLDTMLAISRALCISLAQLASLVEGHLSAKAGKSPTR is encoded by the coding sequence ATGACCAAGCATCTTGTGACGAGCGCCGAAAAACAGCCTGTAAGCACTCAGGCGTCGTCTATCAAAAGTTCATGTGGAGGCTCGAATGGCTCCACTGGTGCCACTGCATTCGGTGCGGTCTTGACGAGGCTGCGACGGCAACGATCTATGACCCAACAGCAACTCGCTGTAGAAGCAGATCTGGATAGAACCTATATCTCCTACCTAGAGAATGGACACAGATCGCCATCGCTCGACACGATGCTGGCTATCTCTCGGGCGTTGTGTATTTCGCTGGCACAACTCGCTTCCCTGGTCGAAGGCCATCTAAGCGCAAAGGCAGGCAAGTCCCCAACGCGCTAG
- a CDS encoding ATP-dependent nuclease, translating into MATHIKRLAFCGLRRLNPKKVGLYSPVKEWAQDREWLELGKINIFIGPNGGGKTTVLDLVHSMSDPRRLVNLARENAIPKTLSAFEIHLTNGTTYLGRLIDRIWHEAKNASNIENTPLEGLDIQFLDVGCIDKDGLLSNFSKNVSKIDLDEDSVRVIEQKLLPLSCQITCWNPAGESDPKLLATILNRAADHLPGVLSPSKEIPARYKFAKSDFERKSREPFRQLDENRLAVWLSDDIGQQNRVHVEALPSGWRRLASILNWLTNVDEGTICLIEEPETHLHPVLQRHLAREMDRITEEKKLQILITTHSPVFQQMNIWQSKARVFSTESEKIVEYSDARNMLDLLGIKASDVFQSNGIIWVEGPSDRLYIKHWLSLWCQTNNIPTPVENVDYSFSLYGGASLSHFSAKETDEFIAMMRINRNFAIVMDRDFDFISNSNGSLIHLRPDFAKSRIIKEIEREMFGNALALVTDGYTIENYLPQPFFEKHFSSDPRGAVMAKIGKVDAARKYTKEFTNFPGCSTTIELEHWIEKLAKTVLRWGF; encoded by the coding sequence ATGGCGACCCATATTAAACGACTAGCATTCTGCGGCCTTCGGAGGCTCAACCCCAAGAAGGTTGGTTTGTACTCACCGGTCAAAGAGTGGGCGCAGGATAGAGAGTGGCTCGAGCTTGGCAAAATCAATATATTCATCGGTCCAAACGGTGGGGGAAAAACAACTGTACTCGACCTAGTGCATTCCATGTCTGACCCACGAAGGCTGGTCAACCTTGCTCGAGAGAACGCGATACCAAAAACACTCTCCGCATTCGAGATACACCTCACAAACGGCACCACTTACCTGGGTCGTTTGATAGACAGGATTTGGCACGAGGCAAAAAACGCATCGAACATAGAAAATACACCACTGGAGGGGCTGGACATTCAGTTTCTGGACGTGGGTTGTATCGACAAAGATGGTCTTCTTAGCAACTTCTCAAAAAACGTAAGCAAGATCGATCTGGACGAAGACTCCGTACGCGTCATTGAACAAAAACTCTTACCTCTCTCATGCCAAATTACGTGCTGGAATCCGGCAGGAGAGAGTGATCCAAAGTTACTGGCAACCATCCTCAATCGAGCAGCCGATCATTTGCCAGGAGTGTTGTCCCCTTCGAAAGAAATTCCAGCTCGCTATAAATTCGCTAAGAGTGATTTTGAGCGGAAGAGCCGCGAGCCCTTCCGCCAGCTTGACGAAAATCGATTAGCGGTATGGCTATCCGATGACATCGGTCAGCAGAATCGTGTTCACGTGGAGGCACTGCCAAGCGGGTGGCGTCGTCTTGCATCAATCTTGAACTGGCTGACCAATGTTGACGAAGGGACCATCTGCCTCATCGAAGAACCGGAAACGCATCTACACCCGGTACTACAACGGCACTTAGCTCGCGAGATGGATCGCATTACAGAAGAAAAAAAGCTTCAGATCCTAATTACGACACACTCTCCAGTTTTTCAGCAAATGAACATATGGCAGAGTAAAGCACGGGTCTTTTCAACGGAGTCGGAAAAAATTGTGGAGTACTCAGACGCACGGAACATGCTCGACTTGCTCGGCATTAAGGCGTCGGACGTATTTCAGAGCAATGGGATAATTTGGGTTGAAGGACCATCCGATAGACTCTACATCAAGCACTGGCTTTCCTTGTGGTGCCAAACCAATAACATCCCGACACCAGTAGAAAACGTTGACTACTCATTCTCACTCTATGGAGGAGCATCACTCTCCCACTTCAGCGCCAAAGAAACAGACGAATTTATCGCGATGATGAGGATCAACAGAAATTTTGCGATCGTCATGGATCGCGACTTTGATTTCATATCAAATAGTAACGGATCATTGATTCATCTTCGTCCGGATTTTGCGAAATCCAGGATCATCAAAGAAATAGAGCGTGAAATGTTTGGCAACGCTCTAGCTTTGGTGACCGACGGCTACACGATAGAGAACTATCTTCCGCAACCCTTTTTCGAGAAGCACTTTTCAAGCGACCCTCGGGGGGCTGTGATGGCAAAAATTGGGAAAGTCGATGCAGCCAGGAAGTACACGAAAGAGTTCACCAACTTCCCCGGTTGCTCAACCACGATTGAACTTGAACACTGGATCGAGAAGCTGGCCAAAACAGTACTACGCTGGGGGTTCTAG